One region of Faecalibacter bovis genomic DNA includes:
- a CDS encoding acyl-CoA thioesterase, with the protein MEMEKTQREELIEQRINDSETRVFKAVFPGDTNHHKTMFGGAVMYLMDEIAFMTATRFCRKPIVTVSSDKIDFKHSIPAGTLVEFVGKVTRVGRTSLDVQIDVFIESMYRDGREKAITGTFTLVAINENKRPVPVID; encoded by the coding sequence ATGGAAATGGAAAAAACACAAAGAGAGGAATTAATTGAACAACGTATCAATGATTCTGAAACCAGAGTTTTTAAAGCAGTTTTCCCTGGAGATACAAACCATCACAAAACAATGTTTGGTGGTGCAGTAATGTATTTAATGGACGAAATTGCTTTTATGACAGCTACACGTTTTTGTCGCAAACCTATTGTAACGGTAAGTAGTGACAAAATCGATTTTAAACACTCAATTCCTGCAGGAACTTTAGTTGAATTCGTAGGAAAAGTTACAAGAGTAGGACGTACAAGTTTGGACGTTCAGATTGATGTTTTTATTGAAAGTATGTACCGTGATGGTCGCGAAAAAGCGATTACAGGAACTTTTACATTAGTAGCAATCAATGAAAACAAAAGACCAGTTCCGGTAATTGACTAA
- a CDS encoding LOG family protein, with amino-acid sequence MKIKLIKNLIHNDKEWNDLISTTNNLTNKVIQDINFCNKDVDWDNIILNNTTFLGCTFKQETAIPLIERGAFVYPKFKNLPYNPYRGKLYSWQELMEGYDPVNDNSVDINIYKHFVKNKYNPAVSEALAQRLHDHSIDDGLRRILEYDDEGMTKKKVVGFMGGHSTRRGNQFYVETAIAAQLATKKGFYVVTGGGPGIMEAANLGAYMGNYSKEELFDAIKILKDLEFQDPNDADYLAKNFNQRSMEVLEKYPNGCESLAIPTWFYGHEPSNLFAKYIAKYFSNSIREDILLTISLYGLVFAPGSAGTTQEIFQEAAQNHYGTSGYHSPMVFLGKKRYVEDTSIYSVVHQLAVGRVYKDLLFLTDSAELTIDFIEKHPPIKVI; translated from the coding sequence ATGAAAATAAAATTAATTAAGAATTTAATTCATAATGATAAAGAGTGGAACGATTTAATTTCTACAACAAATAATTTAACTAATAAGGTAATTCAAGACATTAATTTCTGCAATAAAGATGTAGATTGGGACAATATTATTTTAAATAATACAACTTTTTTAGGCTGTACTTTTAAACAAGAAACAGCAATTCCGTTAATTGAACGTGGCGCATTTGTTTATCCAAAATTCAAAAATTTACCATATAATCCGTACCGAGGAAAACTATATTCTTGGCAAGAATTGATGGAAGGTTACGATCCTGTGAATGACAATAGCGTAGATATTAATATTTATAAACATTTTGTAAAAAATAAATATAATCCAGCAGTTTCTGAAGCATTAGCTCAACGTCTTCATGATCATTCTATTGATGATGGTTTGCGTCGTATTTTAGAATATGACGATGAAGGAATGACAAAGAAAAAAGTAGTTGGTTTTATGGGAGGACACTCAACTCGACGTGGAAATCAATTTTATGTAGAAACGGCGATTGCTGCACAATTAGCTACAAAAAAAGGCTTTTATGTGGTGACAGGTGGTGGACCAGGTATTATGGAAGCGGCTAATTTAGGAGCTTATATGGGTAATTACTCGAAAGAGGAATTATTTGATGCTATTAAAATATTAAAAGATTTAGAATTCCAAGATCCGAATGATGCAGATTATTTAGCTAAAAATTTTAATCAACGTTCGATGGAAGTTTTAGAGAAATATCCCAATGGATGCGAAAGTTTAGCGATTCCGACTTGGTTCTACGGACATGAACCTTCTAATTTATTTGCGAAGTATATTGCAAAATATTTTTCGAACAGTATTCGTGAAGATATTCTATTAACAATTAGTTTGTACGGATTAGTTTTCGCGCCAGGAAGTGCAGGAACTACACAAGAAATCTTCCAAGAAGCGGCTCAAAATCACTACGGAACTTCTGGCTATCATAGTCCAATGGTGTTTTTAGGTAAAAAAAGATATGTAGAAGATACATCAATATATTCGGTAGTTCATCAATTAGCTGTTGGCCGAGTTTATAAAGATTTACTATTCTTAACCGATAGTGCAGAACTAACAATTGATTTTATTGAGAAACATCCACCAATTAAGGTAATATAA
- a CDS encoding tryptophanase: MELPFAEPFRIKMVEEIYQSTREEREQWIKEKDYNLFNLESQKVFVDLLTDSGTGAMSDKQWGAMMTGDESYAGSQSFQKLKATVNKITGYEYVLPTHQGRAAENVLFSALVKEGNVIPGNSHFDTTKGHIEFRKAHAIDCTIDEAFDSELIHPFKGNIDLDKLEKVYKEHGKENIPFTLITITCNSSGGQPVSVENIRKVKALSDKYGIPIFFDSARFAENAYFIKEREEEFKNHTIKEISKIVFDLGDGMTMSSKKDGLVNIGGFIALNNEELYKICGNFGIIYEGYLSYGGLAGRDLAALAQGLDEATEYPYLKSRISQVEYLGNKLIEYGIPIQQPIGGHAIFIDAVKFLPNVPREEFPAQTLGIELYKEAGVRGVEIGTILADRDPETRENRYPKLELLRLAIPRRTYFQSHMDYIAVALKNIFDRREEISKGYEITWEADILRHFTVKLKEK, from the coding sequence ATGGAACTACCTTTCGCTGAACCGTTTCGAATAAAAATGGTCGAAGAAATTTACCAATCTACACGTGAGGAACGTGAACAATGGATTAAGGAAAAAGATTATAACTTATTCAACTTAGAAAGCCAAAAAGTTTTTGTTGATTTATTGACAGATTCAGGAACTGGAGCAATGTCTGATAAACAATGGGGAGCAATGATGACAGGTGACGAAAGCTATGCTGGTTCACAATCTTTCCAAAAATTAAAAGCAACAGTAAATAAAATTACTGGATACGAATACGTTTTGCCTACACATCAAGGTCGTGCAGCAGAAAATGTATTATTTTCAGCTTTAGTTAAAGAAGGAAATGTAATTCCTGGAAATTCGCATTTTGATACAACTAAAGGTCATATAGAATTTAGAAAAGCACATGCCATAGATTGTACAATTGACGAAGCTTTTGATAGCGAATTAATTCATCCATTTAAAGGAAATATCGATTTAGATAAACTTGAAAAAGTATATAAGGAACATGGAAAAGAAAATATTCCATTTACTTTAATCACAATCACTTGTAATTCATCAGGTGGCCAGCCCGTTTCTGTAGAAAACATTAGAAAAGTAAAAGCTTTATCAGACAAATATGGTATTCCGATTTTCTTTGATTCTGCTCGTTTTGCAGAAAATGCATATTTCATCAAAGAAAGGGAAGAAGAATTTAAAAATCATACGATCAAAGAAATTTCTAAAATAGTATTTGATCTTGGTGATGGTATGACAATGTCGTCTAAAAAAGATGGATTGGTAAATATCGGAGGTTTTATAGCACTTAATAATGAAGAGCTATATAAAATATGTGGTAATTTCGGAATTATTTACGAAGGTTATTTAAGTTATGGTGGTTTAGCTGGACGTGATTTAGCAGCTTTAGCACAAGGTTTAGATGAAGCAACAGAATATCCGTACTTAAAATCTCGAATTTCACAAGTTGAATACCTTGGAAATAAATTGATTGAATACGGAATTCCGATTCAACAACCTATTGGTGGACATGCAATTTTTATAGATGCGGTAAAATTTTTACCTAATGTACCACGCGAAGAATTTCCTGCACAAACTTTAGGAATCGAGTTGTACAAAGAAGCTGGAGTACGAGGTGTAGAAATTGGAACAATCTTGGCCGATCGTGATCCTGAAACTAGAGAAAATCGTTATCCAAAATTAGAATTATTGCGTTTAGCAATTCCTAGAAGAACTTATTTTCAAAGTCATATGGATTACATCGCGGTAGCGTTAAAAAATATTTTTGATAGACGCGAAGAAATTTCTAAAGGTTACGAAATTACTTGGGAAGCAGATATTTTAAGACACTTTACAGTAAAATTGAAAGAAAAATAA